In the genome of Fulvivirga maritima, one region contains:
- a CDS encoding cytochrome ubiquinol oxidase subunit I codes for MTVEELSRLQFAFTAMFHYIFPPFSIGMGLLLVIFESMYYFTRKKVYEVITRFWIKVFAANFSVGVATGIVLEFEFGTNWATYSRFVGDVFGSPLAAEGIFAFFLESGFLAVLLFGWNKVKPGFHLFATVMVALGSILSGFWIIVANSWQQTPVAYELVQDSNGFMRAVITDFWQMVFSPSSMSRFSHSIVGAFVQGSFLVLSVSAYFLLKKKHLEFAKRSFVIALVVAACASLLQPLIGHESAHVAYEYQPAKMAAFEGLYETQKEAPMYLFGYVDEETETTKGVAVPGALSFLLDWDTSYEVKGLDQFPKEDRPPVNSVFQSYHLMVALGMFFIAITLLALFFLWRKKLFDQRWLLKIYVAAVVLPVIANQAGWYSAERGRQPWLVYGLLRTEDGISKAVSAPEVYTSLILFGLVYLLLLFSWLYVLNKEIKHGPESHADMETDYRERHEQFDSFNKSLK; via the coding sequence ATGACAGTTGAAGAACTCTCGAGGCTGCAATTCGCCTTCACTGCAATGTTTCACTATATTTTCCCGCCCTTCAGTATAGGGATGGGATTATTGCTGGTGATTTTTGAGTCTATGTATTACTTCACACGTAAGAAAGTGTACGAAGTGATTACCCGCTTTTGGATAAAAGTGTTTGCTGCTAACTTTTCGGTAGGTGTAGCCACAGGTATTGTGCTTGAATTTGAATTTGGTACTAACTGGGCTACTTATTCACGTTTTGTAGGAGATGTGTTTGGCTCTCCGCTGGCAGCAGAAGGTATATTCGCCTTCTTTCTTGAATCAGGGTTTTTGGCGGTGCTATTATTTGGGTGGAATAAGGTGAAGCCTGGCTTCCATTTATTTGCTACAGTTATGGTGGCCCTGGGTTCTATCCTGTCTGGCTTCTGGATTATAGTGGCGAACTCCTGGCAACAAACACCAGTGGCTTATGAGTTGGTGCAAGATTCTAATGGCTTTATGAGAGCGGTGATAACCGATTTTTGGCAGATGGTGTTTAGCCCTTCTTCTATGTCTCGCTTTAGTCACTCTATAGTGGGTGCCTTTGTGCAAGGATCATTTCTAGTGTTGAGTGTATCGGCTTACTTCCTGTTAAAGAAAAAACATTTGGAATTTGCCAAGCGCTCTTTTGTCATTGCTCTGGTAGTGGCAGCCTGTGCCTCTTTACTACAGCCACTTATTGGTCATGAAAGTGCGCATGTCGCTTATGAATATCAACCCGCAAAAATGGCGGCTTTTGAAGGCCTGTATGAGACCCAAAAAGAGGCACCTATGTATCTCTTTGGCTATGTAGATGAAGAAACAGAAACGACTAAAGGAGTAGCGGTGCCCGGGGCGCTGAGCTTTCTTTTAGATTGGGATACTAGTTATGAAGTGAAAGGTTTAGATCAATTTCCTAAAGAAGATAGGCCCCCTGTAAATAGTGTTTTCCAAAGTTATCACCTCATGGTGGCTTTAGGGATGTTCTTTATTGCTATCACCCTGTTAGCACTATTTTTCTTGTGGAGGAAAAAACTGTTTGATCAAAGATGGTTGCTCAAAATATATGTAGCGGCAGTGGTTTTACCCGTAATAGCGAACCAGGCTGGTTGGTACTCAGCAGAGCGAGGAAGGCAGCCCTGGCTGGTGTATGGCTTATTGAGAACGGAGGACGGTATTTCTAAAGCCGTATCAGCCCCGGAAGTATATACTTCTCTGATTTTGTTTGGGTTGGTGTATCTGCTATTACTTTTCTCTTGGCTATATGTGCTCAATAAGGAGATAAAACATGGTCCGGAATCTCATGCAGACATGGAAACGGATTACAGAGAAAGACACGAACAGTTTGATTCATTTAACAAAAGCCTTAAATAA
- a CDS encoding sulfite exporter TauE/SafE family protein: MEVFLGYMSSVLIGLSLGLTGGGGSILTVPMLVYILGVNPTLATGYSLFVVGVTAGVGAISAIRKKVLEYKPAILFAVPSIIAVFVTRKFFIPAIPHQLGNVLGMPISKDIAIMVLFSVLMIVASISMIRSGKSYDASAVRETKPFVLMLVGAVVGFVAGLVGAGGGFLIIPALVLLAGMPMKPAVGTSLLIISSQSLIGFIGDATEQSIDWLFLMEFSLVAIVGIFIGMYWSRKIAAHHLKSIFGWFVLVMGIYILISELFF; this comes from the coding sequence ATGGAAGTATTCTTAGGGTATATGTCATCAGTATTAATAGGCCTCAGCCTGGGGTTAACCGGAGGCGGAGGTTCTATTTTAACAGTGCCAATGTTAGTTTACATATTGGGTGTAAACCCTACTTTGGCCACAGGTTATTCTCTTTTTGTGGTGGGTGTTACCGCAGGAGTGGGCGCTATTAGTGCTATCAGAAAGAAAGTGCTGGAGTACAAGCCAGCCATATTATTTGCCGTGCCTTCTATTATAGCAGTGTTTGTTACTCGCAAATTTTTTATTCCTGCTATTCCTCATCAGTTGGGTAATGTTTTAGGAATGCCTATTAGTAAAGACATCGCCATTATGGTGTTGTTCTCGGTGCTAATGATTGTGGCATCGATATCTATGATTCGCTCAGGCAAGAGTTATGATGCTTCTGCGGTGAGAGAAACCAAGCCATTTGTGCTCATGCTGGTAGGAGCAGTGGTCGGTTTTGTGGCAGGTTTGGTAGGGGCCGGCGGAGGCTTTTTGATTATTCCTGCCTTAGTGCTGCTAGCCGGTATGCCAATGAAGCCCGCGGTAGGCACCTCATTGCTAATTATCTCCAGTCAGTCTCTAATCGGCTTTATTGGTGATGCTACGGAGCAAAGCATAGACTGGCTCTTTCTTATGGAGTTTTCATTAGTAGCTATTGTAGGTATTTTTATAGGCATGTATTGGTCCAGGAAAATTGCAGCTCATCACCTAAAATCTATTTTCGGATGGTTTGTGCTGGTAATGGGCATCTATATATTAATAAGTGAACTATTCTTTTAA
- a CDS encoding Crp/Fnr family transcriptional regulator: protein MQIVDVLTEYFPELYEEELVKEIKEKGSIVQVEAENKIMDFGQFIKNMPLLYEGAIKVLRQDEEGHELFLYYLQPGQTCAISLTCCLAQERSQIRAIAEEDSYMIQLPVHLMDEWMTKYKSWKNFVMNTYRERFEELLSTIDSVAFHKMDERLWTYLIDKSSARNTHKLEVTHQQIAHELNSTREVISRLLKQLERQGKVKLGRNEVKLIL from the coding sequence ATGCAGATAGTTGATGTATTAACAGAATATTTCCCTGAATTGTATGAGGAGGAGTTAGTTAAGGAGATAAAAGAGAAAGGATCTATTGTTCAGGTAGAGGCCGAAAATAAGATTATGGACTTCGGCCAGTTTATAAAAAATATGCCTTTACTCTATGAAGGAGCCATAAAAGTGCTTCGGCAGGATGAAGAAGGGCATGAATTATTCCTCTATTACTTGCAGCCCGGGCAGACCTGCGCCATATCACTTACCTGCTGCCTGGCCCAGGAGAGAAGCCAGATCAGGGCCATAGCCGAAGAGGATTCTTACATGATACAGTTGCCTGTTCACCTTATGGATGAATGGATGACCAAATATAAAAGCTGGAAGAATTTTGTGATGAACACTTATAGGGAAAGGTTTGAAGAACTGCTCTCTACTATTGATAGTGTTGCTTTTCATAAAATGGATGAGCGTCTTTGGACATACCTTATTGATAAATCATCAGCCAGAAATACACATAAGTTAGAGGTTACTCACCAGCAAATAGCTCATGAGCTTAACTCTACCAGAGAAGTGATTTCCCGCTTACTAAAACAGCTGGAAAGACAAGGAAAAGTAAAGCTGGGGCGTAATGAGGTGAAACTGATTTTGTAG
- a CDS encoding circularly permuted type 2 ATP-grasp protein: MLFDTYHCSGNYDEMFTPNGECRDHYAPFKAALEHMPKKKLYRLQHSTDKAQMAMGMTFNVYHDHEGLEKILHLDIVPRIINGSEWNQLQKGLEQRICALNLFLQDIYNDRKILKDGVVPKELVLSSSDYLEPCVGLTPPKSIWCHITGTDLVRDEKGKFYVLEDNLRCPSGVSYLLESREIVKRAFPELFNRLGVRPVSDYPIKLLNMLQSLTGKERPTVGLLTPGVYNSAYFEHSYLAQQMGVELVTGADLLVQDQKVYMQTTKGIEQIDVLYRRIDDTFIDPLTFNPNSLLGVPGLFDAYRAGNIALANAPGTGVADDKAVYAYVPDIIKYYLDQDPILENVPTYLCEKQDHRQYVLDNIHNLVVKETNAAGGYGMLIGPKSTTADHEKFRALIKSNPRNYIAQPTLSLSTVPTISKENIEPRHVDLRPYILYGDKIEVLPGALTRVALVKGSLVVNSSQGGGSKDTWVLYE, encoded by the coding sequence ATGCTTTTTGACACCTATCACTGTAGTGGAAACTACGATGAAATGTTCACTCCTAATGGTGAATGCAGAGACCACTACGCCCCTTTCAAAGCTGCCTTGGAACATATGCCCAAGAAGAAACTCTACCGCCTTCAGCACTCTACTGATAAAGCTCAAATGGCCATGGGCATGACCTTTAATGTTTATCATGATCATGAAGGTCTTGAGAAAATATTACATCTGGATATTGTACCCCGAATCATTAATGGCAGTGAATGGAATCAGCTACAAAAAGGATTAGAGCAACGCATATGCGCGCTCAACCTTTTCTTACAAGACATCTATAACGACAGAAAAATACTTAAAGACGGCGTAGTACCTAAGGAATTGGTGCTATCCAGCTCAGATTATCTGGAGCCTTGTGTGGGCCTCACCCCTCCTAAATCAATTTGGTGCCACATCACCGGTACTGATTTGGTAAGAGATGAAAAAGGCAAATTTTATGTATTGGAAGACAACCTGCGCTGCCCTTCTGGTGTGTCCTACTTGCTGGAGAGTCGTGAAATTGTAAAAAGAGCCTTTCCCGAGTTATTTAATAGGCTTGGTGTAAGACCAGTGTCCGACTACCCTATTAAGTTGCTCAACATGTTGCAATCGCTCACTGGCAAAGAACGCCCTACCGTAGGCCTACTTACTCCGGGAGTATATAATTCGGCCTATTTTGAACATAGCTATCTGGCGCAGCAAATGGGCGTGGAGCTCGTTACTGGCGCTGACTTACTGGTTCAAGACCAAAAAGTATACATGCAAACCACCAAGGGCATAGAACAAATAGATGTTTTATACCGAAGAATAGATGACACATTTATAGATCCGCTCACATTTAATCCTAATTCCCTTCTGGGAGTACCAGGACTTTTTGATGCGTACCGTGCAGGAAATATTGCACTTGCTAATGCTCCAGGCACCGGCGTAGCTGATGACAAAGCCGTTTATGCCTATGTACCGGATATTATTAAATACTATCTGGATCAAGACCCGATTTTGGAAAACGTACCTACCTATTTATGTGAGAAACAAGACCACAGACAGTATGTGCTGGATAACATCCACAATCTGGTAGTAAAAGAAACTAATGCGGCAGGTGGCTATGGCATGCTCATAGGGCCGAAATCCACCACCGCTGATCATGAAAAATTCAGGGCTTTGATAAAATCAAACCCTAGAAACTATATCGCACAACCTACTCTATCGCTATCTACTGTACCAACCATTTCTAAAGAAAATATAGAGCCTCGCCACGTAGACCTCCGTCCGTATATTTTATATGGAGACAAAATAGAGGTGCTACCCGGAGCACTCACGCGAGTGGCCCTGGTAAAAGGCTCTTTAGTTGTTAATTCCTCCCAAGGAGGGGGCAGTAAAGATACTTGGGTATTGTATGAATAA
- a CDS encoding YARHG domain-containing protein, which translates to MKVLFAIIISTLSLAGTSYSQQIGFKDIDESQLSPWVPHIDLEYQGTYHFGDSELESSLVIVMTAEGSYAQIRSKTWSLKLNDWYYEFRNLDSVQIIDNRFFSAQTNGAFMIYSQDGQVIRTLKVDSPWSEIIEPGNYELGYRYGSLKRYYEGDYIQGSTQILTIKELEKLSFDQLTLLKNEIYARYGLIFNDRTLRKHFRQKEWYKEKYESVEGFLTQLEKNNIINIEIVESQTTRNN; encoded by the coding sequence ATGAAAGTACTATTCGCAATAATAATTTCAACACTTTCACTAGCAGGGACAAGCTACAGCCAACAAATAGGCTTTAAAGATATAGATGAAAGCCAGCTGAGTCCCTGGGTACCTCATATTGACCTCGAATATCAGGGCACTTATCATTTTGGAGATTCAGAACTGGAATCTAGCCTGGTTATAGTAATGACAGCCGAAGGCAGCTATGCACAGATAAGATCTAAAACCTGGTCTTTAAAATTAAACGATTGGTATTATGAGTTCAGAAATCTGGATAGTGTGCAGATTATTGATAACCGATTCTTCTCTGCCCAAACTAATGGGGCATTCATGATTTACAGTCAGGATGGTCAGGTGATCAGGACTTTAAAGGTAGATTCTCCCTGGAGCGAGATTATAGAACCTGGCAACTACGAACTGGGGTATCGTTATGGTTCATTGAAACGCTATTATGAGGGCGATTATATACAGGGTTCTACCCAGATATTAACTATTAAAGAGCTGGAAAAGCTATCGTTTGATCAACTTACACTTTTGAAAAATGAAATCTATGCTCGCTATGGCCTTATTTTCAATGACCGTACGCTGCGTAAGCATTTCAGGCAGAAAGAATGGTATAAAGAAAAATATGAAAGCGTAGAAGGCTTCCTCACTCAATTAGAAAAGAACAACATTATTAATATTGAGATAGTGGAAAGCCAGACCACAAGAAACAATTAG
- a CDS encoding transglutaminase family protein: MLLKIHHRTSYHYEDAVFLDPHYFYLKPQVRAYLELKDFQIEVSPTPKGFTERIDIENNEYFQVWNHDKTDRLEVTVNSTILLQEVNLFNFLIDPPIQLNQEAVYDKSELAFLKPYLHHNLPSKIKSFVTSLAEQTHYEPIPFLSALLSEISQNWDHTVRMEQNILPVEKCFTSQKGSCRDLTVMLMDMVRAMGLASRFVSGYAYNPDLGDGHELHAWAEVLLPGAGWVGVDPSLGLFTNEVYIPLATSYDPANTMTVKGHYRGKVKSTLDTQVTISE, from the coding sequence ATGCTACTTAAGATTCACCATCGCACCAGCTATCACTATGAGGATGCCGTATTTCTGGATCCTCATTATTTTTATCTCAAGCCTCAGGTTAGGGCTTATTTAGAGCTGAAAGATTTCCAAATAGAAGTGTCTCCTACTCCGAAAGGCTTTACTGAAAGAATAGATATTGAAAACAATGAATATTTTCAGGTATGGAACCATGATAAGACAGATCGACTGGAGGTTACTGTAAATTCAACTATTTTACTTCAGGAAGTCAACCTTTTTAATTTCCTTATAGATCCGCCAATACAACTCAATCAAGAGGCTGTGTATGATAAAAGTGAGTTAGCTTTTCTAAAGCCTTACCTACACCACAACCTTCCATCTAAAATAAAGTCGTTTGTAACCTCTCTTGCAGAACAAACTCATTACGAACCTATACCTTTTCTTTCTGCTTTGTTATCAGAGATCAGTCAGAATTGGGATCATACCGTAAGAATGGAGCAGAATATTTTACCTGTAGAGAAGTGTTTCACCTCACAAAAAGGATCTTGCAGAGACTTAACGGTAATGCTTATGGATATGGTAAGAGCTATGGGACTGGCTAGCAGATTTGTGAGCGGCTATGCTTACAATCCTGACCTTGGAGACGGCCACGAACTGCATGCCTGGGCAGAAGTTCTGCTACCCGGCGCTGGCTGGGTAGGCGTAGATCCCAGCCTGGGGTTATTTACGAATGAGGTATACATCCCCCTGGCCACTAGCTACGACCCTGCTAATACCATGACGGTGAAAGGACATTATAGAGGCAAAGTAAAATCAACTTTGGATACTCAGGTCACTATCTCTGAATAA
- the cydB gene encoding cytochrome d ubiquinol oxidase subunit II has protein sequence MDYQVIWFIIVGFLLTGYAILDGFDLGVGALHLFSKGDHDRRILLNSIGPVWDGNEVWLVTAGGALFAAFPHVYATAFSGFYLPFMILLFALIFRAVSIEFRSKEDMRGWRKFWDVAFSVGSILAAILFGVAIGNVIMGFQIGGDMEYQGTFLDLISPYTVLTGVFNLIMFSMHGAIYLNLKTEGELKERVRRWAFKAYYIFVPLYAITTFFTMYKRPEMLANFSFGLIEPIDQHHPLIQQNHIIVSVVAWIVVVLNFLAILNIHRSLVKDKPLQGFISSALMMMAIILFFALGLFPNMMVSNLTPEYNLDIYNSASSEYTLRTMFILACIGLPFVLGYTSIIYWTYRGVTKINESSY, from the coding sequence ATGGATTATCAGGTTATTTGGTTCATTATAGTAGGATTTTTACTTACCGGCTATGCCATTTTAGATGGTTTTGATTTAGGAGTTGGAGCATTGCACCTCTTTTCTAAAGGAGATCATGATCGGCGTATTTTGCTTAACTCTATCGGTCCCGTGTGGGATGGTAATGAAGTATGGTTAGTTACTGCTGGGGGAGCACTTTTTGCCGCTTTTCCACACGTGTACGCTACCGCTTTTTCAGGTTTTTACCTGCCATTTATGATCTTGCTGTTTGCGCTCATATTTAGAGCGGTGTCTATAGAGTTTAGAAGCAAGGAAGATATGCGAGGCTGGCGTAAATTTTGGGATGTAGCCTTTTCTGTAGGGTCCATTTTAGCGGCCATTTTATTTGGAGTGGCCATTGGTAATGTAATCATGGGCTTCCAGATAGGGGGAGATATGGAGTACCAAGGTACTTTCCTGGATTTGATTAGTCCTTATACAGTGCTTACCGGGGTATTTAACCTTATTATGTTTAGCATGCATGGCGCTATTTATCTTAACCTAAAAACGGAAGGTGAGCTGAAAGAAAGAGTGAGAAGATGGGCCTTTAAGGCATACTATATATTTGTGCCTTTATATGCCATTACTACTTTTTTTACCATGTACAAAAGGCCTGAGATGCTTGCTAATTTCTCTTTTGGGCTTATAGAGCCAATTGACCAGCATCACCCACTGATACAGCAGAATCATATTATAGTTTCTGTGGTAGCATGGATAGTGGTAGTGTTAAATTTTCTGGCTATATTAAATATTCACAGGTCACTAGTAAAAGATAAGCCTTTGCAAGGGTTCATTTCTTCAGCATTAATGATGATGGCTATAATTTTGTTTTTCGCTTTAGGTTTATTTCCTAATATGATGGTATCTAACTTAACTCCGGAGTATAACCTGGATATTTATAATTCTGCATCTTCGGAATATACATTAAGAACCATGTTTATTTTGGCTTGTATAGGTTTACCATTTGTGTTAGGATATACATCTATTATTTATTGGACATACCGTGGCGTAACTAAAATCAATGAAAGTAGCTACTAA
- a CDS encoding YeeE/YedE family protein: MIEMLRAPWPWYVAGPLIAVVMYLMIYTGKTFGISSTFRTMCSIGGGGRYADFFRFNWRAQVWNLVFVVGILLGGVVSALWLQSAEPIQLNEQVAEELVAMGISNPGAQLGPTEIFSWDQLLTLKGIVFMVFGGFLVGFGTRYAGGCTSGHAITGLSNLQLPSLIAVIGFFIGGLISTYFLIPYFINL, from the coding sequence ATGATTGAAATGTTAAGAGCGCCATGGCCATGGTATGTGGCCGGGCCTTTAATAGCAGTGGTTATGTACCTGATGATTTATACAGGTAAAACATTTGGAATATCTTCTACCTTCAGAACCATGTGTAGCATAGGAGGAGGCGGCAGATATGCTGATTTCTTCAGATTTAACTGGAGGGCGCAGGTCTGGAATTTGGTTTTTGTAGTTGGAATTTTACTGGGGGGAGTAGTGTCAGCGTTATGGCTTCAAAGTGCAGAGCCTATTCAGCTTAATGAGCAAGTGGCAGAAGAGTTGGTAGCTATGGGCATTAGTAATCCTGGAGCACAGCTAGGGCCTACTGAGATATTCTCATGGGACCAATTACTGACTTTAAAAGGTATTGTGTTTATGGTGTTTGGAGGTTTTCTGGTTGGGTTCGGTACCCGATATGCAGGTGGTTGTACCTCAGGACATGCTATAACAGGGCTTAGTAACCTACAGCTTCCATCTTTAATAGCCGTCATCGGTTTTTTTATCGGTGGGCTGATCAGCACCTATTTTTTGATTCCTTATTTTATTAATTTATAA
- a CDS encoding SulP family inorganic anion transporter — protein MICLSIFILWEQPFMRKHTIFKIVPGGLITVIAGVIINELFINSGSYLSIKGEHLVNLPVATNFDEFLGLFTLPDWSILSNSKLYVVAATIAIVASLETLLCIEATDKLDPYKRITSTNRELKAQGIGNIAAGLIGGLPMTSVIVRSSANLDSGAKTKLSAIIHGILLFVTVIFIPNILNMIPLAALAAILLVVGYKLARISLFKRMYSLGWDQFLPFIITIIAILFTDLLRGIGIGMAVSIFFILRNNYRSSFKFNSISKDNGTGETIHIALAEEMTFLNKGSMLVTLREIPENSHVVIDGSQSKIIDHDVKEVIQNFQETAKHKNINVELKGSETWKKHIIN, from the coding sequence ATGATTTGCCTGTCCATATTTATATTATGGGAGCAGCCTTTCATGCGAAAGCACACAATCTTTAAAATTGTGCCTGGCGGACTTATTACCGTAATTGCAGGGGTAATCATTAATGAGTTGTTTATTAACAGCGGCTCTTACCTATCTATAAAAGGTGAGCACCTGGTAAACTTACCCGTAGCCACTAATTTTGATGAGTTTCTCGGGTTATTCACACTTCCTGACTGGTCTATACTTTCTAACTCAAAGCTCTACGTGGTAGCAGCCACCATAGCTATAGTAGCCAGTTTGGAAACGTTACTTTGCATAGAAGCCACTGACAAGCTTGATCCTTACAAAAGAATTACGTCAACTAACCGGGAGTTAAAAGCCCAGGGCATAGGCAATATAGCCGCAGGCCTTATCGGCGGTCTCCCCATGACTTCAGTAATAGTAAGGAGTTCAGCCAACCTCGATAGTGGCGCTAAAACTAAGCTATCAGCGATTATACATGGAATTTTACTTTTTGTAACTGTAATTTTTATTCCGAATATATTAAATATGATACCTTTGGCAGCTCTTGCAGCTATACTCCTGGTAGTAGGCTATAAGCTCGCAAGAATTTCGCTCTTTAAAAGGATGTATTCATTAGGCTGGGATCAATTCCTCCCATTTATCATCACGATAATAGCCATTCTGTTTACTGATCTGCTCAGAGGAATAGGAATAGGCATGGCGGTTTCTATTTTCTTTATATTGAGAAACAATTACCGTTCTTCCTTCAAATTCAACAGCATCTCCAAAGACAACGGAACTGGTGAAACCATACATATCGCCCTGGCTGAAGAAATGACCTTTTTAAATAAAGGTAGTATGCTGGTAACGTTACGTGAAATACCTGAAAACTCTCATGTAGTCATTGATGGCTCTCAAAGCAAAATAATCGACCATGACGTAAAAGAAGTAATTCAGAATTTTCAAGAAACAGCAAAACACAAAAACATAAACGTAGAATTAAAAGGTAGTGAAACATGGAAAAAACATATAATAAACTAA
- a CDS encoding DUF6691 family protein, translated as MKYIKFLFLGLVFGVLLTKAQVISWYRIYEMFKFGSFHMYGVIGSAVVVGIIILAVVKKLNGKDMNGEVINLPPKERGWKRYIFGGIIFGLGWALTGACPGPMYILIGNGLTVFIIVMLSALLGTFVYGLLRDKLPH; from the coding sequence ATGAAGTATATAAAATTCTTATTCCTGGGACTTGTTTTTGGAGTGTTGTTAACCAAAGCACAAGTGATTTCGTGGTATCGTATTTATGAAATGTTTAAGTTCGGCTCCTTTCATATGTATGGGGTGATAGGCTCAGCAGTAGTAGTGGGTATTATTATTCTGGCAGTAGTGAAGAAGCTTAATGGAAAAGACATGAACGGAGAGGTGATTAATTTACCCCCTAAAGAGAGAGGCTGGAAGCGTTACATTTTTGGCGGAATAATTTTCGGTTTAGGCTGGGCGCTTACAGGAGCGTGTCCCGGACCAATGTATATATTAATAGGGAATGGCCTAACAGTGTTTATAATAGTAATGTTAAGTGCTCTGTTAGGTACGTTTGTTTATGGACTTCTAAGGGATAAGTTACCTCACTAA
- a CDS encoding peptidase, which produces MTYCLGIKNREGIIGLADTRITSGTETTTAKKVFTVNKKKHSFFIMTSGLRSVRDKAITYFKEVVEEEDESFTKLYKTVNKFAEQIKRVATEDRESLEQAGMSFNLFSIVGGQLEKDTEPKLYLLYPQGNWIEVGEGTPFVIIGNTGFGNPILKRALHYDDDMKFALKVAFLSFDATRISANDVDFPIDTVILKNNSFDIIEHRFMGKELNELSDTWNSNLKDGISSLSADVLNDAFKAKSERTIKMF; this is translated from the coding sequence ATGACTTACTGCTTAGGCATAAAAAATAGAGAAGGAATAATAGGCTTGGCTGATACCAGGATCACTTCCGGCACTGAAACTACTACTGCTAAAAAGGTTTTTACAGTAAATAAAAAAAAGCATTCCTTTTTCATCATGACTTCCGGCCTACGCTCAGTAAGAGACAAGGCCATCACCTACTTTAAAGAAGTAGTAGAAGAGGAAGACGAATCTTTCACCAAACTATACAAAACGGTGAACAAGTTTGCTGAACAAATTAAACGAGTAGCCACTGAAGACCGCGAGTCTCTAGAGCAGGCCGGCATGTCTTTTAACTTATTTTCTATAGTGGGCGGCCAGCTAGAGAAAGATACTGAACCCAAGCTATATTTACTATATCCGCAAGGAAACTGGATAGAAGTAGGAGAAGGAACACCATTTGTAATTATTGGTAATACCGGCTTCGGTAACCCTATCCTTAAAAGGGCTTTGCATTATGATGATGACATGAAATTTGCGCTTAAAGTCGCTTTTCTTTCTTTTGATGCTACCCGTATTAGCGCTAATGATGTGGATTTCCCTATTGATACAGTAATATTAAAAAATAACAGCTTTGATATTATCGAACATCGTTTTATGGGCAAAGAACTTAACGAACTTTCTGACACCTGGAATTCTAACTTAAAAGATGGAATCAGTAGCCTCTCTGCCGATGTGCTTAATGATGCCTTTAAAGCAAAGAGTGAAAGAACCATTAAGATGTTCTAA
- a CDS encoding SulP family inorganic anion transporter, giving the protein MKDNILSHIKSDLPAGLVVFLVALPLCLGIALASGAPLFSGLISGIIGGIVVGSLSGSHISVSGPAAGLTIIILNAIEDLGSFQALLAAVVIAGIIQLILGLSKAGIVSHFFPSSVIKGMLAAIGIILILKQIPHAVGYDADFEGDFSFFNLMERTLFRN; this is encoded by the coding sequence ATGAAGGACAATATACTTTCACATATTAAAAGTGACCTGCCCGCTGGGCTGGTTGTATTTTTAGTAGCTCTTCCTTTATGCCTTGGCATTGCTCTTGCATCTGGCGCACCGCTTTTTTCAGGGCTTATTTCAGGTATAATAGGCGGTATAGTGGTAGGTTCACTCAGTGGGTCTCATATAAGTGTATCTGGTCCGGCAGCAGGCTTGACTATAATTATCCTCAATGCCATTGAAGACCTGGGATCTTTTCAAGCCTTATTAGCAGCAGTAGTTATCGCTGGTATTATCCAGCTTATATTAGGCTTATCAAAAGCCGGTATAGTGAGCCACTTCTTCCCTTCTTCGGTGATTAAAGGGATGCTAGCGGCCATTGGAATAATACTCATTTTAAAACAAATACCTCATGCCGTTGGTTATGATGCAGATTTTGAAGGAGATTTTTCTTTTTTCAATTTGATGGAGAGAACACTTTTTCGGAATTAA